A single genomic interval of Lucilia cuprina isolate Lc7/37 chromosome 2, ASM2204524v1, whole genome shotgun sequence harbors:
- the LOC111678433 gene encoding uncharacterized protein LOC111678433: protein MCLNSLKRNLILTVFLLVQFIANGSAIKCFVCDSSDNPSCADIESNSSIVAEECTLEKMKSIDTWLFELNKIAYFDTGANRNPQMNCQKVVAKDPKTNKMVTARFCQLSAGESDACQILRSKLNLPPAGDNRLTQSNLNSNNNNNGRRMVQQQNDAEEFHCSNCYTDNCNGASMMSAGGFWLMAVMLVVPVQYMIFRLW, encoded by the exons atgtgtttaaattcattaaaacgtaatttaattttaacggTTTTCCTATTAGTGCAGTTCATTGCAAATG GTTCTGCTATAAAGTGCTTTGTCTGCGATTCCAGTGATAATCCCAGTTGTGCAGATATTGAATCAAACAGCAGCATTGTGGCAGAG gaATGTACTCTAGAAAAAATGAAATCAATTGACACGTGGCTTTTTGAACTGAACAAAATTGCCTATTTTGATACGGGAGCCAATCGTAATCCACAAATGAACTGTCAAAAAGTGGTGGCCAAAGATC ctaaaactaacaaaatggTAACGGCTAGATTTTGTCAACTAAGTGCAGGTGAATCAGATGCCTGTCAAATATTACGCTCAAAATTAAATCTTCCACCGGCCGGTGATAATCGTTTGACACAAAGTAATTTGAAtagtaacaataacaataatggaCGTCGTATGGTGCAACAACAAAATGATGCAGAAGAATTTCATTGTTCCAATTGTTATACAGACAATTGTAATGGTGCTTCAATGATGAGTGCTGGTGGTTTCTGGCTTATGGCCGTAATGCTAGTAGTTCCTGTACAATATATGATTTTTAGGCTGTGGTGA
- the LOC111678397 gene encoding mucin-5AC: protein MTWKSVIFSLLLIHFATKSTIEGLQCYVCEDCNEYEDFKELHICGEIPVVVTDKPLTLPGTLEGGATVKPAVDITLKPSNKPNLRPTLSPNNEDYNDSEESHNEVNVINTYTKTTTKPATTTASTSKTTTKPTITSAVNSPTATEQKTTTTTTQSATLKETTKTTTTTTAVKTTPSTAAITAAAATQKPNPAAIADYDDYLEYEDPATDRRSVQSLLKINEPVCYMIKYQVNNTIMTNRGCTNFINANKYLTCQSLYNGAPMESCRICSSNGCNKYLSGDSEEDEHGLPMNSTGIKEKFGFVVLLFWILLNRCLI from the exons atgacttggaaaagtgtaatttttagtttattactcATACATTTTGCCACAAAATCGACGATAGAAG GTCTTCAATGTTATGTCTGTGAAGATTGTAATGAGTATGAAGATTTTAAAGAATTGCATATATGTGGTGAAATACCCGTTGTGGTAACGGATAAACCTTTAACACTACCGGGTACTTTGGAAGGTGGTGCAACAGTTAAGCCAGCGGTTGACATCACACTGAAACCATCTAACAAACCCAACTTAAGACCAACATTATCACCGAATAATGAGGATTATAACGACAGTGAGGAGTCACATAATGAAGTTAATGTAATAAATACTTATACGAAAACAACCACAAAGCCGGCTACAACAACCGCTTCAACGAGTAAAACTACCACCAAACCCACCATCACATCGGCTGTAAACTCCCCAACTGCTACCGAGcagaaaacaactacaacaacaacccaGTCTGCTACTCTAAAagaaacaactaaaacaacaacaacgactacTGCTGTTAAAACAACACCTTCTACGGCTGCTATTACAGCTGCTGCAGCCACCCAGAAACCGAATCCAGCAGCAATAGCGGACTATGATGATTATTTAGAATATGAAGATCCTGCTACTGACAGACGTAGTGTtcaatctttattaaaaattaatgaaccTGTCTGTTATATGATTAAATACCAAG TAAATAACACCATTATGACGAATCGTGGCTgcacaaattttattaatgccAACAAATATTTGACCTGTCAATCATTATATAATGGTGCTCCCATGGAGTCTTGTCGTATATGCTCTTCCAACGGTTGTAATAAATATCTTTCCGGTGATAGTGAAGAAGATGAACATGGTTTACCCATGAATTCTACCGGTATTAAGGAAAAGTTTGGCTTTGTAGTGCTattattttggattttattaaatcgttgtttaatttaa